From one Pseudomonas sp. S35 genomic stretch:
- a CDS encoding MFS transporter, with protein MSTHPSLADAATAPQRTLPMAGLLALASAGFITILTEAMPAGLLPQMGEGLDVSPALVGQLVTLYAIGSLLAAIPLTLLTRGWRRRPLLLMAIGGFALVNSVTAFSSHYGLTLVARFFAGVFAGLLWALLAGYASRMVAPHLQGRAIAVAMLGAPLALSLGVPAGTWLGTVVGWRLSFAIMTGLTLLLLVWVRWQLPDFAGQPTGKRLGMRQVLALPGIRPVLWVTFTYVLAHNILYTYIAPLLVPAGIDADIDRVLLVFGLAALLSIWLTGMLIDRWLRRLLLISCALFGLIALALAFWIDVPAVVYLAVALWGLAFGGLPALLQTALAKSAGALADTAQSMLVTVWNLGIAGGGLVGGLLLQHWGVSAFPWAVAGLMLLAMAKHR; from the coding sequence ATGAGCACTCACCCTTCGCTGGCTGACGCCGCGACCGCACCGCAGCGGACGCTGCCTATGGCTGGCCTGTTGGCGCTGGCATCAGCCGGTTTCATTACCATCCTCACAGAGGCCATGCCCGCCGGGCTCTTGCCGCAAATGGGCGAAGGTCTCGACGTGTCGCCTGCGCTGGTCGGCCAATTAGTTACCCTGTACGCCATTGGATCGTTGCTTGCAGCCATCCCGCTGACGCTGCTGACCCGCGGCTGGCGCCGACGGCCGCTACTGCTGATGGCAATCGGCGGCTTTGCCTTGGTCAATAGTGTGACGGCGTTTTCCAGCCACTATGGACTGACGCTGGTGGCGCGCTTTTTTGCTGGGGTGTTTGCCGGATTGCTCTGGGCGCTGCTGGCAGGTTACGCCAGCCGGATGGTGGCGCCACACCTACAAGGCAGGGCAATCGCCGTGGCGATGCTCGGTGCCCCCTTGGCCTTGTCCCTGGGCGTACCGGCAGGAACCTGGCTCGGCACAGTGGTTGGCTGGCGCCTGAGCTTTGCGATCATGACCGGGCTGACGCTATTACTACTGGTATGGGTGCGCTGGCAACTGCCGGACTTTGCTGGCCAACCGACGGGCAAGCGCCTGGGAATGCGCCAGGTCCTGGCCTTACCCGGTATCCGTCCGGTGCTGTGGGTGACCTTTACCTACGTGCTTGCCCACAACATTCTCTACACCTACATCGCCCCGCTGCTGGTGCCTGCCGGGATTGACGCCGATATCGACCGGGTGCTGCTGGTGTTTGGCCTCGCCGCGCTGTTGAGCATCTGGCTGACCGGGATGCTGATTGACCGGTGGCTGCGCAGACTGCTGCTGATCAGCTGCGCGTTGTTTGGCCTGATCGCCTTGGCGCTGGCGTTCTGGATCGATGTGCCAGCGGTTGTCTACCTCGCTGTCGCACTGTGGGGCCTGGCGTTCGGCGGCCTGCCGGCGTTGCTGCAAACGGCGCTGGCCAAATCGGCGGGGGCATTGGCGGATACCGCTCAGTCGATGCTGGTCACAGTGTGGAACCTGGGAATTGCCGGAGGCGGCCTGGTGGGCGGTCTGCTGCTGCAACACTGGGGCGTCAGCGCGTTCCCTTGGGCGGTGGCCGGCTTGATGCTACTGGCAATGGCCAAACACCGATAA
- a CDS encoding SurA N-terminal domain-containing protein produces MLQNIRDNSQGWIAKTIIGIIVALMAFTGIEAIFQASGTNKQDVAKVNGEEITQTELSQAVDMQRRQLMQQLGKDFDASLLDEKLLREAALKGLIDRKLLLQGAADSKFGFSEAALDQVILQTPEFQVDGKFSAERFDQVIRQLGYSRLQFRQMMTQEMLIGQVRAGIAGSGFVTDAEVLAFARLEKQTRDFATVNIKANPAAVKLTDDEVKAYYDQHAKEFMTPDQVVIDYLELKKSSFFDQVNVKDEELQAAYQKETANLAEQRRAAHILIEVNDKVTEAQAKAKIEEIQARLAKGEKFEALAKEFSQDPGSANNGGDLGFAGPGVYDPDFETALYALNQDQVSAPVRSTFGWHLIKLLGVEAPQVPTFASLKDKLTRELKTQQVEQRFVEATKQLEDAAFEASDLAQPASDLKLTVHTSAPFGREGGEGVAANRAVVTAAFSPEVLDEGANSTAIELDPETIIVLRAKEHRKPAQLPLESVAAAIRTQMAKERASAAAKTHADELIASLRDGKTPLNQPVDGQAWKVTEAATRSQEAIDPAVLQALFRMPKPVAKDKPTFTTVTLADGSLAIVRLNGVNEAGAPSDEEKAQYRRFLASRVGQQDFAAYRKQLETQADIKKF; encoded by the coding sequence ATGCTGCAAAATATCAGGGACAATTCACAAGGCTGGATTGCCAAGACCATTATCGGGATCATCGTCGCATTGATGGCGTTCACCGGTATCGAAGCCATTTTCCAGGCTTCGGGTACTAACAAGCAGGACGTGGCCAAGGTCAACGGTGAGGAAATCACCCAGACCGAACTGAGCCAGGCCGTCGACATGCAACGTCGCCAGCTGATGCAACAGTTGGGCAAGGATTTCGATGCTTCGCTGCTGGACGAAAAACTGCTGCGCGAAGCCGCCCTCAAGGGCCTGATCGACCGTAAGCTGCTGCTGCAAGGCGCCGCCGATTCCAAGTTCGGTTTCTCCGAAGCTGCGCTGGACCAGGTGATCCTGCAAACACCGGAATTCCAGGTGGACGGCAAGTTCAGCGCCGAACGCTTTGACCAGGTGATTCGCCAGTTGGGCTACAGCCGCCTGCAGTTCCGTCAGATGATGACCCAGGAAATGCTGATCGGCCAGGTTCGTGCAGGTATTGCAGGCAGCGGTTTTGTCACTGATGCCGAAGTGCTCGCATTCGCCCGCCTGGAAAAACAGACCCGCGATTTCGCCACCGTCAACATCAAGGCCAACCCTGCGGCGGTGAAACTCACCGACGACGAGGTCAAGGCCTACTACGACCAGCACGCCAAAGAGTTCATGACCCCGGACCAGGTGGTCATCGACTATCTGGAATTGAAGAAGTCTTCCTTCTTTGACCAGGTCAACGTCAAGGACGAAGAGCTGCAGGCTGCCTATCAGAAAGAAACCGCCAACCTCGCTGAACAGCGTCGCGCTGCGCACATTCTGATTGAAGTCAACGACAAGGTCACCGAGGCGCAAGCCAAGGCGAAGATTGAAGAAATCCAGGCACGCCTGGCCAAAGGCGAAAAATTCGAAGCCCTGGCCAAGGAGTTCTCCCAGGATCCAGGCTCTGCCAACAACGGCGGCGACTTGGGCTTTGCCGGCCCGGGCGTTTACGACCCGGACTTCGAAACCGCCCTGTACGCCTTGAACCAGGACCAGGTATCGGCACCGGTGCGCAGCACCTTCGGTTGGCACCTGATCAAGTTGTTGGGCGTTGAGGCACCGCAAGTGCCGACGTTCGCCAGCCTGAAAGACAAGCTGACCCGTGAGCTCAAGACCCAGCAGGTAGAGCAGCGTTTTGTCGAAGCGACCAAGCAATTGGAAGATGCGGCATTCGAAGCGTCCGACCTGGCTCAACCAGCGTCCGACTTGAAGCTGACCGTGCACACCTCCGCGCCGTTTGGCCGTGAAGGTGGTGAGGGTGTTGCGGCCAACCGTGCCGTGGTCACCGCTGCGTTCAGCCCGGAAGTGCTGGATGAAGGTGCCAACAGCACCGCCATTGAACTGGATCCGGAAACCATCATCGTGCTGCGTGCCAAAGAGCACCGCAAACCGGCGCAACTGCCTCTGGAAAGCGTTGCAGCAGCAATCCGCACCCAGATGGCCAAGGAGCGCGCTAGCGCGGCTGCCAAGACTCATGCCGATGAACTCATCGCCAGCCTGCGTGATGGCAAGACTCCGCTGAACCAGCCGGTTGATGGCCAGGCGTGGAAAGTCACTGAAGCGGCTACCCGTAGCCAGGAAGCGATCGACCCTGCCGTGCTGCAAGCCCTGTTCCGCATGCCTAAGCCTGTCGCCAAGGACAAGCCAACCTTCACCACTGTGACCCTGGCTGACGGTAGCCTGGCGATCGTGCGCTTGAATGGTGTGAATGAAGCTGGCGCGCCATCGGACGAAGAAAAGGCGCAATACCGCCGCTTCCTTGCTTCCCGTGTCGGCCAGCAGGACTTCGCGGCGTACCGCAAGCAGTTGGAAACCCAGGCCGACATCAAGAAGTTCTGA
- a CDS encoding HU family DNA-binding protein — protein MNKSELIDAIAASADIPKAAAGRALDAVIESVTGALKAGDSVVLVGFGTFSVTDRPARTGRNPQTGKALQIAAAKKPGFKAGKALKEAVN, from the coding sequence GTGAACAAGTCGGAACTGATTGATGCTATCGCTGCATCCGCTGATATCCCGAAAGCTGCTGCTGGCCGTGCGCTGGATGCAGTAATCGAATCCGTCACTGGCGCTCTGAAGGCCGGCGACTCCGTGGTACTGGTAGGCTTCGGTACTTTCTCTGTGACCGATCGCCCAGCTCGCACTGGCCGTAACCCACAGACTGGCAAAGCACTGCAAATCGCTGCTGCCAAGAAACCAGGTTTCAAAGCCGGTAAAGCCCTGAAAGAAGCCGTTAACTAA
- the lon gene encoding endopeptidase La: protein MKTTIELPLLPLRDVVVYPHMVIPLFVGREKSIEALEAAMTGDKQILLLAQRNPADDDPGEDALYRVGTIATVLQLLKLPDGTVKVLVEGEQRGAVERFMEVEGHLRAEVALIDEVEAPERESEVFVRSLLSQFEQYVQLGKKVPAEVLSSLNSIDEPSRLVDTMAAHMALKIEQKQDILEIIDLSARVEHVLALLDAEIDLLQVEKRIRGRVKKQMERSQREYYLNEQMKAIQKELGDSEEGHNEIEELKKRIDAAGLPKDALTKATAELNKLKQMSPMSAEATVVRSYIDWLVQVPWKAQTKVRLDLARAEEILDADHYGLEEVKERILEYLAVQKRVKKIRGPVLCLVGPPGVGKTSLAESIASATNRKFVRMALGGVRDEAEIRGHRRTYIGSMPGRLIQKMTKVGVRNPLFLLDEIDKMGSDMRGDPASALLEVLDPEQNHNFNDHYLEVDYDLSDVMFLCTSNSMNIPPALLDRMEVIRLPGYTEDEKINIAVKYLAPKQISANGLKKGEIEFEVEAIRDIVRYYTREAGVRGLERQIAKICRKAVKEHALEKRFSVKVVADSLEHFLGVKKFRYGLAEQQDQVGQVTGLAWTQVGGELLTIEAAVIPGKGQLIKTGSLGDVMVESITAAQTVVRSRARSLGIPLDFHEKHDTHIHMPEGATPKDGPSAGVGMCTALVSALTGIPVRADVAMTGEITLRGQVLAIGGLKEKLLAAHRGGIKTVIIPEENVRDLKEIPENIKQDLQIKPVKWIDEVLQIALQYAPEPLPDVAPEIVAKDEKRESDSKERISTH from the coding sequence ATGAAGACAACCATTGAATTGCCTCTCCTGCCGTTGCGCGATGTCGTCGTCTATCCGCACATGGTTATCCCGCTGTTCGTGGGGCGCGAGAAGTCTATCGAAGCCCTTGAGGCCGCGATGACGGGCGACAAGCAGATCTTGCTGTTGGCCCAGAGAAATCCTGCTGATGATGATCCAGGCGAAGATGCCCTGTATCGCGTCGGTACCATTGCCACTGTGCTGCAACTGCTCAAACTGCCTGACGGCACTGTCAAAGTGCTGGTGGAAGGCGAGCAGCGCGGTGCGGTTGAGCGTTTCATGGAGGTGGAAGGTCACCTGCGCGCCGAAGTGGCGCTGATCGACGAAGTCGAAGCCCCTGAGCGCGAGTCCGAAGTTTTTGTGCGCAGCTTGCTCTCGCAGTTCGAGCAGTACGTGCAACTGGGCAAGAAAGTCCCGGCTGAAGTCCTGTCTTCCCTCAATAGCATTGATGAGCCAAGCCGCCTGGTCGACACCATGGCCGCGCACATGGCGCTGAAGATCGAACAGAAGCAAGACATCCTCGAAATCATCGACCTGTCAGCCCGTGTTGAACACGTTCTGGCGTTGCTGGATGCCGAAATCGACCTGTTGCAGGTTGAGAAACGCATCCGTGGTCGCGTGAAGAAGCAAATGGAGCGCAGCCAGCGCGAGTACTACCTGAATGAGCAGATGAAGGCCATTCAGAAGGAGCTCGGCGACAGCGAGGAAGGCCACAACGAAATCGAAGAGCTGAAAAAGCGCATCGATGCTGCTGGCCTGCCGAAAGACGCCCTGACCAAAGCCACTGCCGAGCTGAACAAGCTCAAGCAAATGTCGCCGATGTCGGCTGAAGCCACCGTGGTGCGCTCGTACATCGACTGGTTGGTGCAGGTGCCGTGGAAGGCCCAGACCAAGGTGCGCCTCGACCTGGCTCGCGCCGAAGAAATTCTCGATGCCGACCACTATGGTCTCGAAGAAGTCAAAGAGCGCATCCTCGAATACCTCGCCGTGCAAAAGCGCGTGAAGAAAATTCGCGGCCCTGTGTTGTGCCTGGTCGGTCCTCCAGGGGTGGGTAAAACCTCCCTCGCCGAGTCGATTGCCAGTGCAACCAACCGTAAGTTCGTGCGCATGGCCCTTGGCGGTGTGCGTGATGAAGCGGAAATCCGTGGTCATCGCCGTACTTACATCGGTTCGATGCCAGGAAGATTGATTCAAAAGATGACAAAAGTGGGTGTGCGCAACCCGCTGTTCCTGCTCGATGAAATCGACAAAATGGGCAGCGACATGCGTGGCGATCCGGCCTCGGCGTTGCTGGAAGTGCTCGACCCAGAGCAGAACCACAATTTCAACGACCATTACCTGGAAGTCGACTACGACTTGTCTGACGTAATGTTCCTGTGCACCTCCAACTCCATGAACATTCCGCCAGCCTTGCTGGACCGGATGGAGGTGATTCGTCTGCCGGGTTACACCGAAGACGAGAAGATCAACATCGCGGTCAAATACCTTGCGCCCAAGCAGATTTCGGCCAATGGCCTGAAGAAGGGCGAGATCGAATTCGAGGTTGAAGCGATCCGCGACATCGTGCGTTACTACACCCGCGAGGCCGGTGTACGGGGCCTTGAGCGCCAGATCGCGAAGATTTGCCGCAAGGCGGTCAAGGAGCACGCGCTGGAAAAACGCTTCTCGGTGAAGGTGGTCGCAGACTCCCTGGAACACTTCCTGGGCGTGAAGAAATTCCGCTACGGCCTGGCCGAACAGCAGGATCAGGTAGGCCAGGTGACTGGCCTGGCGTGGACCCAGGTGGGCGGCGAGTTGCTGACCATCGAGGCCGCTGTGATCCCGGGCAAAGGTCAACTGATCAAGACCGGTTCCCTGGGTGATGTGATGGTCGAATCCATCACCGCCGCGCAAACCGTGGTGCGCAGCCGCGCCAGGAGCCTGGGGATTCCCCTGGACTTCCATGAGAAGCATGACACCCACATCCATATGCCAGAAGGGGCGACCCCGAAGGACGGCCCTAGCGCTGGTGTAGGCATGTGCACGGCCCTGGTCTCGGCATTGACCGGCATTCCGGTGCGCGCCGACGTGGCCATGACTGGGGAAATCACCCTGCGTGGTCAGGTATTGGCCATCGGCGGCTTGAAAGAGAAATTGCTGGCCGCACACCGCGGTGGTATCAAGACCGTGATCATTCCTGAAGAGAATGTTCGCGACTTGAAGGAAATTCCTGAAAATATCAAGCAAGATCTTCAGATTAAACCGGTTAAATGGATTGACGAGGTCCTGCAAATTGCGCTGCAATACGCGCCGGAGCCCTTGCCGGATGTGGCTCCGGAGATAGTCGCGAAGGATGAAAAACGCGAGTCTGATTCCAAGGAAAGAATTAGCACGCATTAA